One Solibacillus sp. R5-41 DNA segment encodes these proteins:
- a CDS encoding ABC transporter permease, with translation MNLDKQQIPKIAPEMFEVVGNQTQETDALAKKQVSFWKEVFYRFSHNKLAIVGSIILIFITLMAIFAPIFSSFNYEESVGLYNSAPSATHWFGTDDLARDIFVRAWEGARISLFIGITAAIIDLIIGVLWGSIAGLAGGRVDNIMMRIADVLTAIPYLLVVIILLVVMEPGLVPMIIALSITGWVNMARIVRGEVLKIKNQEYVLAARTLGANNWHIIKRHLIPNAMGAILVTMTMTIPSAIFTESFLSYLGLGVQAPLASWGTMASEGFKALTSAPWRLLFPALLISVTIFAFNAVGDGLRDALDPKLRK, from the coding sequence ATGAATTTAGACAAACAGCAAATTCCAAAAATTGCACCTGAAATGTTTGAAGTTGTCGGTAATCAAACTCAAGAAACTGACGCACTCGCAAAAAAACAAGTGTCCTTTTGGAAGGAAGTATTTTATCGCTTCTCTCATAATAAACTGGCGATTGTTGGTTCAATCATATTAATCTTCATTACATTAATGGCCATTTTTGCTCCTATATTTTCATCTTTTAACTACGAAGAAAGCGTGGGATTATATAACAGTGCACCATCTGCTACACACTGGTTTGGTACAGATGACCTTGCTCGTGACATATTTGTTCGTGCATGGGAAGGCGCTCGAATTTCACTATTTATCGGTATTACCGCTGCTATCATTGATTTAATTATCGGTGTTTTATGGGGGAGTATTGCCGGTCTTGCAGGTGGCCGTGTCGACAATATTATGATGCGTATTGCTGACGTTTTAACTGCCATTCCTTACTTACTTGTTGTTATTATTTTACTTGTAGTTATGGAACCTGGTTTAGTGCCAATGATTATTGCCCTATCGATTACCGGCTGGGTGAATATGGCACGTATCGTTCGAGGTGAAGTATTAAAAATTAAAAACCAAGAGTACGTACTTGCAGCTCGTACACTAGGTGCGAACAATTGGCATATTATTAAACGCCATCTTATCCCAAATGCGATGGGTGCGATTTTAGTAACGATGACAATGACAATTCCAAGTGCAATTTTCACAGAAAGTTTCCTAAGTTATTTAGGTTTAGGTGTTCAAGCTCCATTAGCCAGCTGGGGTACAATGGCCTCTGAAGGTTTCAAGGCTTTAACATCTGCCCCGTGGCGATTATTGTTCCCTGCCCTGTTAATCTCGGTAACAATTTTTGCGTTTAACGCAGTTGGTGACGGGCTCCGTGACGCACTTGATCCGAAATTACGTAAATAA
- a CDS encoding ABC transporter ATP-binding protein, translated as MKKKVLEVNDLRINFKTYAGVVQAVRGVSFELFEGETLAIVGESGSGKSVTSNALMKLIPQPPGIYAGGQINFNGKDIIPLTEKEMMAVRGNDIAMIFQDPMTALNPTMRIGKQITEVLLKHKKVTSRDAAKVRAIELLDQVGIPFPDKRYRAYPHELSGGMRQRVVIAIALAADPKLLIADEPTTALDVTIQAQILELMKEIQKKSNTSIIFITHDLGVVANIADRVAVMYAGQIVEYGTVEDIFYNPKHPYTWGLLGSMPDLNNSSDELLRAIPGSPPNLIDPPKGDAFAARNEHAMKIDFEMEPPMFKVSDTHSAKTWLLHPDAPKLPLPDAVARRIEGYELEGKTNGK; from the coding sequence ATGAAGAAAAAAGTATTAGAAGTAAATGACTTACGTATTAATTTCAAAACGTACGCTGGTGTGGTCCAAGCCGTACGAGGTGTAAGCTTTGAATTATTCGAAGGCGAAACTTTAGCAATCGTTGGAGAATCTGGTTCTGGTAAATCTGTAACGAGTAACGCCTTAATGAAATTAATACCACAGCCTCCTGGTATTTATGCAGGCGGGCAAATTAATTTCAATGGCAAAGACATTATTCCTTTAACTGAAAAAGAAATGATGGCCGTTCGCGGAAATGATATCGCGATGATTTTCCAAGATCCAATGACTGCTTTAAACCCAACAATGCGTATCGGTAAGCAAATTACGGAAGTTTTATTAAAACATAAAAAAGTGACTTCACGTGACGCTGCAAAAGTACGTGCGATTGAATTGCTAGATCAAGTAGGGATTCCGTTCCCAGACAAACGTTACCGAGCATACCCACATGAATTATCAGGTGGGATGCGTCAACGTGTTGTCATCGCGATAGCCCTTGCTGCAGATCCGAAGCTATTAATTGCGGACGAACCAACAACAGCTTTAGATGTAACGATTCAAGCACAAATTTTAGAGTTAATGAAAGAAATCCAAAAGAAATCGAACACGTCGATTATTTTCATTACTCATGATTTAGGTGTAGTCGCGAATATCGCAGACCGCGTAGCCGTTATGTATGCAGGACAAATTGTCGAGTACGGAACAGTAGAGGATATTTTCTACAATCCAAAACATCCTTATACTTGGGGCTTACTTGGCTCGATGCCGGATTTAAACAACAGCTCAGATGAATTACTACGTGCGATTCCAGGCTCTCCACCAAACTTAATCGATCCACCAAAAGGCGATGCATTTGCGGCTCGTAATGAACATGCAATGAAAATCGACTTTGAAATGGAACCGCCAATGTTTAAAGTATCGGATACTCATTCTGCAAAAACATGGCTTTTACATCCAGATGCACCAAAACTTCCACTTCCTGATGCAGTAGCACGCCGCATCGAAGGCTATGAACTGGAGGGCAAAACAAATGGCAAATAA
- a CDS encoding ABC transporter ATP-binding protein, translating to MANKILEVQGLKQHFGTAKEPIKAIDGISFDVYEGETLGLVGESGCGKSTTGRSIIRLYDITEGQIMFKGRNISELKSRKDLLQFNREMQMIFQDPYASLNPRMTAGELIAESFDIHGLYKNKAERREKVGSLLESVGLTREHANRYAHEFSGGQRQRIGIARALSLDPSFIIADEPISALDVSIQAQVVNLLKQLQKERGLTYLFIAHDLSMVKYISDRIAVMYRGKILELGQADEIYNNPIHPYTKSLLSAVPQPNPEYERNRVRIPYKHTEHDPAAKVIEARPGHFVFGTEAQAKEWAK from the coding sequence ATGGCAAATAAGATTTTAGAAGTACAAGGCTTAAAGCAACATTTCGGTACAGCAAAAGAACCGATTAAAGCGATTGACGGCATTAGCTTTGATGTATATGAAGGGGAAACATTAGGATTAGTTGGAGAATCTGGCTGTGGTAAATCAACGACTGGTCGCTCTATTATCCGTCTTTATGACATTACAGAAGGCCAAATTATGTTCAAAGGTCGCAATATTTCAGAGCTAAAATCACGCAAAGATTTACTACAATTTAACCGTGAAATGCAAATGATTTTCCAAGATCCATATGCATCGTTAAACCCTCGTATGACAGCTGGTGAACTAATTGCAGAAAGCTTTGATATTCATGGCCTTTATAAAAATAAAGCAGAGCGTCGCGAGAAAGTTGGTTCATTACTTGAATCAGTAGGTTTAACGCGTGAGCATGCAAACCGTTATGCCCATGAATTTTCTGGTGGTCAACGTCAGCGTATCGGAATTGCCCGTGCCCTTAGCTTAGATCCTAGCTTTATCATTGCGGATGAACCTATCTCAGCACTGGATGTTTCGATTCAAGCACAGGTTGTTAACTTATTGAAGCAACTTCAAAAAGAGCGCGGCTTAACATACTTATTTATTGCCCATGACCTATCAATGGTAAAATACATTTCAGATCGTATTGCGGTAATGTATCGTGGTAAAATTTTAGAGCTTGGCCAAGCGGATGAGATTTACAATAATCCAATTCACCCTTATACAAAATCATTACTATCAGCGGTTCCTCAGCCAAACCCTGAATATGAGCGCAATCGTGTACGTATTCCTTACAAACATACCGAGCACGATCCTGCTGCAAAAGTAATTGAAGCTCGCCCTGGTCACTTCGTCTTCGGTACAGAAGCACAAGCGAAAGAATGGGCTAAATAA